In one Procambarus clarkii isolate CNS0578487 chromosome 29, FALCON_Pclarkii_2.0, whole genome shotgun sequence genomic region, the following are encoded:
- the LOC123750361 gene encoding submandibular gland secretory Glx-rich protein CA-like yields the protein MKAVRTLVNLHTKAGRLLKWEILLESGVEKQETPLQSGVEKQETPLQSGVEKQETLLQSGVEKQDTPLQSGVEKQETTPLQSGVEKQETLLQSGVEKQETPLQSGVEKQETLLQSGVEKQETPLQSRGEKQETPLQSRGEKQETPLQSGVEKQETPLQSGVEKQETLLQSGVEKQETLLQSGVEKQETPLQSRGEKQETPLQSGVEKQETPLQSGVEKQETPLQSGVEKQETPLQSGEAKQQTPFQSGVEKQETPLQSGVEKQETPLQSGVEKQETPLQSGVGKQETPLQSGGQERESKSSPVVARVIVRVVASVVARVVARVVASVVVRVVASVVVPD from the exons ATGAAAGCGGTGCGTACCTTAGTCAACTTGCATACGAAGGCAGGTCGACTGCTGAAGTGGGAGATTCTACTTGAGTCAGGTGTGGAGAAGCAAGAGACTCCACTTCAGTCAGGTGTGGAGAAGCAGGAGACTCCACTTCAGTCAGGTGTGGAGAAGCAGGAGACTCTACTTCAGTCAGGTGTGGAGAAGCAGGACACTCCACTTCAGTCAGGTGTGGAGAAGCAGGagact ACTCCACTTCAGTCAGGTGTGGAGAAGCAGGAGACTCTACTTCAGTCAGGTGTGGAGAAGCAGGAGACTCCACTTCAGTCAGGTGTGGAGAAGCAGGAGACTCTACTTCAGTCAGGTGTGGAGAAGCAGGAGACTCCACTTCAATCACGAGGGGAGAAGCAGGAAACTCCACTTCAATCACGAGGGGAGAAGCAGGAAACTCCACTTCAGTCAGGTGTGGAGAAGCAGGAGACTCCACTTCAGTCAGGTGTGGAGAAGCAGGAGACTCTACTTCAGTCAGGTGTGGAGAAGCAGGAGACTCTACTTCAGTCAGGTGTGGAGAAGCAGGAGACTCCACTTCAATCACGAGGGGAGAAGCAGGAAACTCCACTTCAGTCAGGTGTGGAGAAGCAAGAGACTCCACTTCAGTCAGGTGTGGAGAAGCAAGAGACTCCACTTCAGTCAGGTGTGGAGAAGCAGGAGACTCCACTTCAGTCAGGTGAGGCGAAGCAGCAGACTCCATTTCAGTCAGGTGTGGAGAAGCAGGAAACTCCACTTCAGTCAGGTGTGGAGAAGCAGGAAACTCCACTTCAGTCAGGTGTGGAGAAGCAGGAGACTCCACTTCAGTCAGGTGTGGGCAAGCAGGAAACTCCACTTCAGTCAGGTGGGCAAGAGCGGGAGTCCAAGTCGTCGCCAGTCGTCGCCAGAGTCATCGTCAGAGTCGTCGCCAGTGTCGTCGCCAGAGTCGTCGCCAGAGTCGTCGCCAGTGTCGTCGTCAGAGTCGTCGCCAGTGTCGTCGTGCCTGACTGA